A single genomic interval of Helianthus annuus cultivar XRQ/B chromosome 13, HanXRQr2.0-SUNRISE, whole genome shotgun sequence harbors:
- the LOC110900461 gene encoding extensin-like produces the protein MTPSLLPQPSPPPTPLPLPPTFVPATTVIATHRHRCHLRSPPPPSPLPPSITAATPSLSATATHLRHGYQPPPPLPPLTTAATTIATSTTHLCRHLLPPPLVPRPPSPPTTTAVATSVTYHHPPSPPTTDHRHHPPLTTSTQFYSFIFSCLPNNKKQ, from the coding sequence ATGACACCATCACTGCTACCGCAACCATCACCGCCACCAACTCCGCTACCACTGCCACCCACCTTCGTCCCCGCCACCACCGTTATCGCCACCCACCGTCACCGCTGCCACCTTCGATCACCGCCGCCACCGTCACCGCTGCCACCTTCGATCACCGCCGCCACCCCCTCCCTCTCCGCCACCGCTACCCACCTCCGCCACGGCTATCAACCGCCACCGCCGTTACCACCTTtgaccaccgccgccaccaccatcgccacctcCACCACCCACCTCTGCCGTCACCTGCTACCACCGCCGCTGGTACCACGGCCGccatcaccacccaccaccaccgctgtCGCTACATCTGTcacctatcaccacccaccatcaccgCCTACCACtgaccaccgccaccacccaccactgaCCACCTCCACCCAATTCTATTCCTTCATCTTTTCTTGCCTACCAAACAACAAGAAGCAATGA